The following are encoded together in the Pithys albifrons albifrons isolate INPA30051 chromosome 5, PitAlb_v1, whole genome shotgun sequence genome:
- the RBPMS gene encoding RNA-binding protein with multiple splicing isoform X1 has protein sequence MSNVPADREGGPADTGLPEEEVRTLFVSGLPLDIKPRELYLLFRPFKGYEGSLIKLTSKQPVGFVSFDSRSEAEAAKNALNGIRFDPEIPQTLRLEFAKANTKMAKNKLVGTPNPSTPLPTAVPQFIAREPYELTVPALYPSSPEVWGPYPLYPAELAPALPPPAFTYPASLHAQMRWLPPSEAGSQGWKSRQFC, from the exons ATGAGCAACGTCCCCGCTGACAGGGAGGGCGGCCCCGCCGACACCGGCCTGCCCGAGGAGGAG gtGAGGACACTTTTTGTCAGTGGGTTGCCTCTGGACATCAAGCCCCGGGAACTTTACCTGCTCTTCAGGCCCTTTAAG GGGTACGAAGGGTCTCTCATCAAACTCACCTCCAAGCAG CCCGTGGGCTTTGTCAGCTTTGACAGCCGCTCTGAGGCGGAGGCAGCGAAGAACGCACTGAAC GGCATCCGCTTCGACCCCGAGATCCCCCAGACGCTGCGGCTGGAGTTCGCCAAGGCCAACACCAAGATGGCCAAGAACAAGCTGGTGGGCACCCCAAATCCCAGCACCCCTCTCCCCACCGCCGTACCTCAGTTCATCGCCCGGGAGCCCT ATGAGCTCACAGTGCCTGCACTTTACCCCAGTAGCCCTGAAGTGTGGGGGCCGTACCCCCTGTACCCAGCGGAATTAGCACCTGCTCTACCTCCTCCTGCTTTCACCTATCCCGCTTCGCTGCACGCCCAG ATGCGCTGGCTCCCTCCCTCCGAGGCTGGTTCTCAGGGCTGGAAGTCCCGTCAGTTCTGCTGA
- the RBPMS gene encoding RNA-binding protein with multiple splicing isoform X3: MSNVPADREGGPADTGLPEEEVRTLFVSGLPLDIKPRELYLLFRPFKGYEGSLIKLTSKQPVGFVSFDSRSEAEAAKNALNGIRFDPEIPQTLRLEFAKANTKMAKNKLVGTPNPSTPLPTAVPQFIAREPYALAPSLRGWFSGLEVPSVLLNAGTPTSFAVPASLTLRCVLPQVSGV, encoded by the exons ATGAGCAACGTCCCCGCTGACAGGGAGGGCGGCCCCGCCGACACCGGCCTGCCCGAGGAGGAG gtGAGGACACTTTTTGTCAGTGGGTTGCCTCTGGACATCAAGCCCCGGGAACTTTACCTGCTCTTCAGGCCCTTTAAG GGGTACGAAGGGTCTCTCATCAAACTCACCTCCAAGCAG CCCGTGGGCTTTGTCAGCTTTGACAGCCGCTCTGAGGCGGAGGCAGCGAAGAACGCACTGAAC GGCATCCGCTTCGACCCCGAGATCCCCCAGACGCTGCGGCTGGAGTTCGCCAAGGCCAACACCAAGATGGCCAAGAACAAGCTGGTGGGCACCCCAAATCCCAGCACCCCTCTCCCCACCGCCGTACCTCAGTTCATCGCCCGGGAGCCCT ATGCGCTGGCTCCCTCCCTCCGAGGCTGGTTCTCAGGGCTGGAAGTCCCGTCAGTTCTGCTGAATGCCGG cacaccAACCTCATTTGCAGTGCCAGCATCCCTCACCCTCCGCTGTGTCCTCCCGCAGGTCTCAGGTGTGTGA
- the DCTN6 gene encoding dynactin subunit 6, with product MAEKAQKSVKIAPGAVVCVESEIRGDVTIGPRTVIHPKARIIAEAGPIVIGEGNLIEEQALIINGYPENITPETEDVEPKPMVIGTNNVFEVGCYSQAMKVGDNNVIESKAFVGRNVILTSGCIIGACCNINTSEVIPENTVIYGADCLRRVQTERPQPQTLQLDFLMKILPNYHHLKKTMKATSTPVKS from the exons ATGGCGGAGAAGGCGCAGAAAAG CGTGAAGATCGCGCCGGGGGCCGTGGTGTGCGTGGAGAGCGAGATCCGCGGGGATGTGACCATCG GGCCCAGGACCGTCATCCATCCCAAGGCCCGCATCATCGCCGAGGCGGGGCCCATCGTCATCGGCGAAGGGAACCTCATCGAGGAGCAGGCGCTCATCATCAACGG ATACCCTGAAAATATTACCCCCGAGACTGAAGATGTGGAGCCCAAACCCATGGTGATTGGCACCAACAATGTTTTTGAGGTTGGGTGTT ATTCCCAAGCAATGAAAGTGGGAGACAACAACGTGATTGAATCCAAGG CATTTGTTGGCAGGAATGTGATCCTGACAAGTGGCTGCATCATTGGGGCCTGCTGTAACATCAACACCTCTGAGGTGATTCCCGAAAACACCGTCATCTATGGGGCTGACTGTCTCCGGCGTGTGCAGACCGAGCGGCCACAG CCCCAAACACTTCAGCTGGATTTCCTAATGAAGATCTTGCCCAACTACCACCACCTGAAGAAGACCATGAAGGCCACGTCCACCCCTGTCAAGAGCTGA
- the RBPMS gene encoding RNA-binding protein with multiple splicing isoform X2: protein MSNVPADREGGPADTGLPEEEVRTLFVSGLPLDIKPRELYLLFRPFKGYEGSLIKLTSKQPVGFVSFDSRSEAEAAKNALNGIRFDPEIPQTLRLEFAKANTKMAKNKLVGTPNPSTPLPTAVPQFIAREPYALAPSLRGWFSGLEVPSVLLNAGSQVCDGGLQSVLWVLVESSKVATGVTFSPQDHSVLA, encoded by the exons ATGAGCAACGTCCCCGCTGACAGGGAGGGCGGCCCCGCCGACACCGGCCTGCCCGAGGAGGAG gtGAGGACACTTTTTGTCAGTGGGTTGCCTCTGGACATCAAGCCCCGGGAACTTTACCTGCTCTTCAGGCCCTTTAAG GGGTACGAAGGGTCTCTCATCAAACTCACCTCCAAGCAG CCCGTGGGCTTTGTCAGCTTTGACAGCCGCTCTGAGGCGGAGGCAGCGAAGAACGCACTGAAC GGCATCCGCTTCGACCCCGAGATCCCCCAGACGCTGCGGCTGGAGTTCGCCAAGGCCAACACCAAGATGGCCAAGAACAAGCTGGTGGGCACCCCAAATCCCAGCACCCCTCTCCCCACCGCCGTACCTCAGTTCATCGCCCGGGAGCCCT ATGCGCTGGCTCCCTCCCTCCGAGGCTGGTTCTCAGGGCTGGAAGTCCCGTCAGTTCTGCTGAATGCCGG GTCTCAGGTGTGTGATGGTGGCCTACAGTCAGTCTTGTGGGTATTAGTGGAGTCTTCCAAGGTGGCTACTGGGGTGACATTCTCTCCGCAAGACCACAGTGTGCTG gcttga